From Staphylococcus delphini, one genomic window encodes:
- the udk gene encoding uridine kinase, which translates to MATTIIGIAGGSGSGKTSVTNKIMNNLEGHSVALIEQDYYYKDQSHLTFEQRLKTNYDHPFAFDNDLLIQNLKSLQSGQSVEVPTYDYTNHTRSDKTIAFQPKDVIIVEGIFALENEELRNMMDVKIYVDTDADLRILRRLVRDTKERGRTMESVIDQYLTVVRPMHNQFIEPTKKFADIIIPEGGSNKVAIDIMTTKIQALVRKKD; encoded by the coding sequence ATGGCAACAACGATCATTGGTATTGCTGGAGGCTCTGGTTCGGGTAAGACATCTGTGACAAATAAAATTATGAATAATTTAGAAGGTCATAGTGTTGCACTTATTGAACAAGACTATTATTACAAAGACCAATCACATCTGACATTTGAACAACGTCTTAAAACAAATTATGACCATCCATTTGCGTTTGATAATGATTTGTTAATCCAAAATCTTAAATCATTACAGTCAGGTCAAAGTGTAGAAGTACCGACTTATGACTATACAAATCATACGCGCAGTGATAAAACGATTGCATTTCAACCTAAAGATGTTATTATCGTAGAAGGTATATTTGCGCTCGAGAATGAAGAATTGCGCAATATGATGGATGTTAAGATTTACGTAGACACTGATGCAGATTTAAGGATTTTACGCCGTCTTGTGAGAGATACTAAAGAGCGTGGTCGTACAATGGAATCTGTAATTGATCAGTATCTTACTGTTGTGAGGCCAATGCATAACCAATTTATTGAACCAACGAAAAAATTCGCGGATATTATTATTCCTGAAGGTGGTTCCAATAAAGTTGCTATTGACATCATGACAACTAAGATTCAAGCACTTGTACGTAAAAAAGATTAA
- the greA gene encoding transcription elongation factor GreA — MENQKQYPMTQEGYEKLEKELEELKTVKRPEVVEKIKVARSFGDLSENSEYDAAKDEQGFIEQDIQRIETMLRHALIIEDTGDNHVVQIGKTVTFVELPGNDEESYQIVGSAESDAFNGKISNESPMAQALIGKQVDDEVRVPLPNGGEMNVKIVDIH, encoded by the coding sequence ATGGAAAACCAAAAACAATATCCAATGACGCAAGAAGGATACGAAAAACTTGAAAAAGAATTAGAAGAATTAAAAACAGTCAAACGCCCTGAAGTGGTTGAAAAAATTAAAGTTGCACGTAGTTTTGGTGACTTATCTGAGAACTCAGAGTACGATGCAGCGAAAGATGAACAAGGGTTTATCGAGCAGGACATTCAACGTATTGAAACCATGTTACGTCATGCTTTAATCATTGAAGATACAGGTGACAACCATGTTGTCCAAATTGGTAAAACAGTAACATTCGTTGAGCTTCCAGGTAACGACGAAGAGTCTTATCAAATCGTGGGTTCAGCAGAATCTGATGCATTTAATGGTAAGATTTCAAACGAATCTCCAATGGCACAAGCGCTCATCGGTAAACAAGTGGATGACGAAGTACGTGTTCCACTTCCAAATGGCGGCGAAATGAACGTTAAAATTGTAGATATTCATTAA
- the pxpB gene encoding 5-oxoprolinase subunit PxpB has translation MHFRQISEQSFIIYFKAEISESVYEHVNAVVEHIQMMNHPHIHEIVPSYRAIMVYFDGIQTDFETLIQALQLDTFDMQQTKVNTVQKRIVNIPVLYGGKWGPDIEIVADHNDLTVDEVIQYHTENHYLVYMIGFMPGFPFLGGLSPQLHTPRKEEPRIKIDAGSVGIANNQTGLYPSDSPGGWQIIGRTPIDVFNPKREPKILYQPGDRIKFYSINEEQFLHIQKYVCKNQLDYDEWVMIEDGH, from the coding sequence ATGCATTTTCGACAAATTAGCGAGCAATCTTTTATAATCTACTTCAAAGCCGAAATTAGTGAATCGGTCTATGAACATGTTAATGCTGTAGTGGAGCATATTCAAATGATGAACCATCCACACATTCATGAAATTGTACCTTCTTATCGTGCGATTATGGTGTATTTCGATGGCATTCAAACAGATTTCGAAACGTTAATTCAAGCACTACAACTTGATACATTCGACATGCAACAAACGAAGGTAAATACGGTTCAAAAGAGAATCGTGAATATCCCAGTTCTCTATGGTGGAAAATGGGGACCAGATATTGAGATTGTAGCGGATCATAACGATTTAACGGTTGATGAAGTGATACAATATCATACAGAAAATCATTATCTTGTTTATATGATTGGATTTATGCCTGGATTTCCATTTTTAGGCGGTTTGAGTCCTCAGCTTCATACACCGAGAAAAGAAGAACCAAGAATTAAAATTGATGCAGGCTCAGTTGGGATAGCAAATAATCAAACAGGTTTATATCCATCTGATTCACCAGGAGGTTGGCAAATTATTGGACGTACACCGATTGATGTTTTTAATCCGAAACGGGAGCCTAAAATTTTATATCAACCTGGGGACAGAATTAAATTTTATTCCATTAATGAAGAACAATTTTTACATATTCAAAAGTATGTGTGTAAAAATCAATTAGACTATGACGAATGGGTGATGATAGAAGATGGCCATTAA
- a CDS encoding biotin-dependent carboxyltransferase family protein, with amino-acid sequence MAIKIIKPGLFTTVQDKGRSGHQFEGYSPAGVMDRPSYEILNTLLETEGQPALEFTMIGPTIKFLDQNLFAMTGAPFSATLNGQPVPHQTVIKVEKNDVLEIGRVIHGMRGYIGFAKTLDIPLFEGSYATHTRTGIGGFKGRALKANDIIPTQSSFLDYQLIGRSSDFSSFTKARQLPIGLMDGPQLESFTRRTIKELEQLEFTISENSDRMGYRLKGPTIQPFTEADIISEPVALGSVQVPKDGHPIILLNDRQTVGGYTKIGTVIDSDIVDIVQKQPGDKVKFEWMTFNEANEILARKNRKLEEAKAQIRQRPQRLLHNIRPTQQKIKTVLKGDSIPWT; translated from the coding sequence ATGGCCATTAAAATAATTAAACCTGGATTGTTTACGACAGTTCAAGACAAAGGACGTTCAGGCCATCAGTTTGAAGGTTATTCTCCTGCTGGCGTGATGGATCGCCCGAGTTATGAAATCTTAAACACTTTATTAGAAACAGAGGGACAACCTGCATTAGAATTTACGATGATTGGCCCAACGATCAAATTTCTCGATCAAAACTTATTTGCGATGACTGGTGCGCCATTTTCTGCTACGTTAAATGGGCAACCTGTGCCACATCAAACTGTCATTAAAGTTGAAAAAAATGATGTTTTAGAAATAGGGCGTGTCATTCACGGGATGCGTGGTTATATCGGATTTGCGAAAACACTAGATATTCCACTTTTTGAAGGCAGCTATGCGACACATACACGGACAGGAATTGGTGGTTTCAAAGGTCGTGCATTAAAAGCCAATGATATTATTCCTACACAATCTTCATTTTTAGATTATCAACTCATCGGCCGTTCGAGTGATTTTTCAAGTTTTACGAAAGCGCGACAATTACCGATTGGATTAATGGATGGACCACAGCTAGAATCATTTACACGTCGTACGATTAAAGAACTTGAGCAGCTCGAATTCACTATTTCAGAAAATTCAGATCGGATGGGGTATCGGCTTAAAGGACCAACGATACAACCTTTTACAGAGGCTGATATTATTTCTGAACCCGTCGCATTAGGAAGTGTCCAAGTGCCTAAAGATGGTCATCCGATTATTTTGCTCAACGACCGACAAACAGTAGGGGGGTATACCAAAATAGGCACAGTGATTGATTCTGATATTGTTGATATTGTCCAAAAACAACCTGGTGATAAGGTGAAATTCGAATGGATGACATTTAACGAGGCGAATGAAATATTAGCACGAAAAAATAGAAAGTTAGAAGAGGCGAAAGCACAAATTCGTCAACGACCTCAACGTTTACTGCACAATATTAGACCTACACAACAAAAAATTAAAACGGTTCTAAAAGGAGATAGTATACCATGGACTTAA
- a CDS encoding acetyl-CoA carboxylase biotin carboxyl carrier protein, translated as MDLKQIEQTLNLLKQYGAKHFKYRDDEMELELDLSSIQQTEASVAPPQNPQPSNQHVEQTQQTTDSAEDDTKAIRSQMIGTFYLQDEKELTKPAVKVGDKVNKGDIIGYIEAMKVMNEVTADESGEVQEVLVGHGENIEFNQVILTLK; from the coding sequence ATGGACTTAAAACAAATCGAGCAAACATTAAATTTATTAAAGCAATATGGCGCGAAGCATTTTAAATATCGTGATGATGAGATGGAGCTAGAACTGGATTTATCGTCCATTCAACAAACAGAAGCGTCTGTAGCCCCACCACAAAACCCGCAACCGTCAAACCAACACGTAGAACAAACACAGCAAACAACTGATTCTGCAGAAGATGATACAAAAGCGATTCGTTCTCAGATGATTGGGACATTTTATTTACAAGATGAAAAAGAATTAACTAAACCTGCTGTAAAAGTAGGCGATAAAGTCAATAAAGGGGATATTATCGGCTACATTGAAGCGATGAAAGTGATGAATGAAGTAACAGCAGATGAGTCAGGTGAAGTTCAAGAAGTGTTGGTCGGTCATGGTGAAAATATAGAATTTAATCAAGTCATTTTAACATTGAAGTAA
- a CDS encoding acetyl-CoA carboxylase biotin carboxylase subunit, with product MFRVLVANRGEIAVRIIRALRELKMESVAIYAVGDENSLHVKLADQAVCIGQANPLDSYLNIRKILAAAEITKANAIHPGYGFLSESPVFAEKVENEGLYFIGPTKETMQRMGDKITARQTVDEAGVPIIPGSKSSVESVDEIKTLAEEIGYPLVIKAASGGGGKGIRIVKEESQLERAFKEAKSEGNKYFNDDRVYVEAFIPVAKHVEVQVLGDGQSRYIHLGERDCSVQRKNQKLIEESPCSALTEEKREKICNDAVKVAKAAQYRSAGTIEFLVTEDAYYFIEMNARIQVEHTVTEMRTDVDLVREQLRIMQEGTLSLTQDDIHFYGHVIEARINAEDPQKAFRPTPGTVQRLHLPQGFNVRVDSLLYSGYTVSSYYDSLVAKVIVKGENRAHAIEKLKVTLDELVIDGFTTTADFLYAVLSYPPYYEGDARDVDIKFLDRHRIFKEENEDES from the coding sequence ATGTTTCGAGTATTAGTTGCAAACAGAGGTGAAATTGCGGTTCGTATTATACGTGCGTTAAGAGAGCTAAAAATGGAGTCTGTCGCTATTTATGCTGTGGGTGATGAAAATAGTCTACATGTTAAATTAGCAGATCAGGCAGTTTGTATCGGCCAAGCGAACCCTCTAGACAGTTATTTAAATATACGTAAAATATTAGCTGCTGCTGAAATCACAAAAGCAAACGCTATACATCCCGGTTATGGCTTTTTATCTGAAAGTCCTGTGTTTGCTGAAAAGGTTGAAAATGAAGGGCTTTACTTTATCGGGCCGACGAAAGAAACGATGCAACGAATGGGCGATAAAATTACTGCGCGCCAAACGGTTGATGAAGCAGGTGTGCCGATTATACCTGGATCTAAATCGTCAGTCGAATCTGTTGATGAAATTAAAACACTTGCTGAAGAAATCGGCTATCCGCTCGTTATTAAAGCAGCGAGTGGTGGCGGCGGCAAAGGGATTCGTATTGTCAAAGAAGAGTCACAACTTGAACGTGCATTCAAAGAGGCGAAAAGTGAAGGCAACAAATATTTCAATGATGATCGAGTTTATGTTGAAGCATTTATACCTGTTGCGAAACATGTTGAGGTGCAAGTGCTTGGAGATGGACAATCACGTTATATTCATTTAGGGGAACGGGACTGTTCAGTGCAGCGTAAAAATCAAAAACTGATTGAAGAGTCACCATGTAGTGCATTAACTGAAGAAAAACGTGAGAAAATTTGTAATGATGCTGTCAAAGTCGCAAAAGCAGCACAATACCGCAGTGCGGGTACAATTGAATTCTTAGTTACTGAAGATGCGTATTATTTTATTGAAATGAATGCACGTATTCAAGTTGAGCATACAGTGACGGAAATGCGCACAGATGTCGACTTAGTACGTGAACAACTCCGTATTATGCAAGAGGGTACACTTTCACTTACACAAGACGATATTCATTTTTATGGGCATGTCATTGAAGCGAGAATTAATGCAGAAGACCCACAAAAAGCATTTCGTCCGACACCGGGTACAGTTCAAAGATTGCATTTACCTCAAGGATTCAATGTACGTGTTGACTCTTTACTTTATAGTGGTTATACTGTTTCTTCATACTATGATTCACTCGTCGCAAAAGTAATTGTTAAAGGTGAAAATCGTGCACATGCGATTGAAAAATTAAAAGTCACATTAGATGAACTGGTGATTGATGGGTTTACAACGACAGCAGATTTCTTATATGCAGTCTTATCTTATCCACCATATTATGAAGGCGATGCACGTGATGTAGACATCAAATTCTTAGATCGTCATCGTATTTTTAAGGAGGAGAATGAAGATGAAAGTTGA
- the pxpA gene encoding 5-oxoprolinase subunit PxpA, protein MKVDLNCDLGESFGNYQIGNDREVLPLITSANVACGFHAGDENVMAETVRLAKENGVRVGAHPGFPDLQGFGRRNMDMSLTEIYNMVVYQVGALKMFCDINGVVLNHVKPHGALYQMAVRDEAIARTIASAVYDIDPNLYLVGLSKSLLIDAGKAQRLKVASEVFADRRYESDGQLVSRKKEGATIEDSEEAIAQVVQMVTEGTVKAISGEVIEIEADTICVHGDGAHALEFVKEIRSRLSEVNVDIVTLGG, encoded by the coding sequence ATGAAAGTTGATTTAAACTGCGATTTAGGAGAAAGCTTTGGTAACTATCAAATCGGCAACGACCGAGAAGTTTTACCATTGATTACCTCTGCCAATGTTGCCTGTGGTTTTCATGCGGGTGATGAAAATGTGATGGCTGAAACTGTACGACTTGCTAAAGAAAACGGCGTACGTGTAGGTGCCCATCCCGGTTTTCCAGATCTACAAGGTTTTGGCCGACGCAATATGGATATGTCTTTAACTGAGATTTATAACATGGTCGTTTATCAAGTAGGTGCTTTAAAAATGTTTTGTGATATTAATGGTGTGGTGCTTAATCATGTTAAACCGCATGGCGCGCTTTATCAAATGGCTGTGAGAGACGAAGCCATTGCACGTACGATTGCCTCAGCAGTGTATGATATTGATCCGAATCTGTATTTAGTCGGATTATCAAAATCTTTACTCATTGATGCCGGCAAAGCACAACGTCTTAAAGTCGCGTCTGAAGTATTTGCGGACCGTCGTTACGAAAGTGATGGTCAATTAGTGAGCCGTAAAAAAGAAGGCGCAACGATTGAAGACAGTGAAGAAGCCATTGCGCAAGTAGTACAAATGGTAACGGAAGGCACAGTTAAAGCGATTTCAGGTGAAGTAATTGAGATTGAAGCAGATACAATTTGCGTTCATGGTGATGGGGCCCATGCACTTGAATTCGTTAAAGAAATTCGTTCGCGTTTATCAGAAGTGAATGTCGATATTGTAACTTTAGGGGGTTAA
- a CDS encoding NRAMP family divalent metal transporter: MKKQSNQIKKPGEFVFTKAHRRLLLGSVFLMATSAIGPAFLTQTAVFTEQFLASFAFAILLSIIIDIGAQINIWRVLVVTGYRGQEIANEVVKGLGTFISFLIALGGLAFNIGNIAGAGLGLNAIFGLDVRVGSAITAVIAILVFISKNGQKIMDVITMILGVLMILIVAYVMIQSNPPYVEAAQRMVLPENPSALVLPIITLVGGTVGGYITFAGAHRILDAGIKGKDYLPFVNRSAISAILTTGVMRSLLFLAVLGVVVTGVALNPENPPASVFEHAIGPIGKNIFGIVLFAAAMSSVIGSAYTSTTFIKTMHNKLRTYDNYVVVTFIVVSTLIFLFIGRPVKLLIIAGALNGLILPIILGTVLIASKNKRIVGDYQHPTWMLLFGIVAVLVTIFTGFFSLQGLAALWSQ, translated from the coding sequence ATGAAGAAACAATCCAATCAAATTAAAAAACCAGGTGAATTTGTATTCACTAAAGCGCATCGAAGGTTGTTACTCGGCTCTGTTTTTTTAATGGCCACTTCTGCAATTGGACCTGCATTTTTAACACAAACTGCAGTGTTTACTGAACAATTTTTGGCAAGTTTTGCATTTGCAATTTTATTATCTATCATTATTGATATTGGGGCACAAATTAATATTTGGCGTGTCCTTGTCGTAACGGGTTATCGAGGTCAAGAAATTGCTAATGAAGTCGTTAAAGGGTTAGGTACTTTTATTTCTTTCCTTATCGCGTTAGGGGGATTGGCATTTAATATTGGGAATATTGCCGGAGCTGGACTAGGTTTAAACGCCATCTTTGGTTTAGATGTTCGTGTAGGTTCAGCGATTACTGCGGTTATTGCGATTCTCGTTTTTATTTCTAAAAATGGCCAGAAAATCATGGACGTCATTACGATGATTCTCGGCGTGCTTATGATTTTAATTGTGGCTTATGTGATGATTCAATCCAATCCGCCATATGTAGAAGCCGCACAACGTATGGTATTGCCAGAAAATCCTTCAGCACTTGTTCTGCCCATTATTACATTAGTAGGTGGCACTGTAGGCGGCTATATTACATTTGCAGGGGCGCACCGTATTCTTGATGCAGGGATTAAAGGGAAAGACTACTTACCATTTGTGAATCGTTCAGCTATTTCGGCGATTTTAACAACAGGTGTGATGCGGAGTTTACTATTTTTAGCAGTACTTGGTGTTGTTGTCACAGGTGTCGCTTTAAATCCTGAAAACCCACCAGCTTCTGTCTTTGAACACGCTATTGGACCAATCGGTAAAAATATTTTTGGTATCGTACTGTTTGCGGCGGCGATGTCATCTGTTATTGGTTCAGCGTATACGAGTACGACATTTATTAAAACAATGCACAACAAGTTGAGAACGTACGATAATTATGTTGTCGTGACATTTATCGTGGTATCGACATTGATTTTCTTATTTATCGGTCGTCCGGTTAAATTATTAATTATTGCTGGTGCGTTAAACGGTTTAATTCTTCCTATTATTTTAGGTACTGTATTAATTGCTTCGAAAAATAAGCGTATCGTTGGAGATTATCAACACCCGACTTGGATGTTATTATTCGGTATTGTTGCAGTTCTCGTTACAATCTTTACCGGCTTCTTCTCGTTACAAGGTTTAGCTGCATTGTGGAGTCAATGA
- a CDS encoding 5'-methylthioadenosine/adenosylhomocysteine nucleosidase, whose amino-acid sequence MIGIIGAMEEEVAILKSQMDAVEEIKIAHAIFYKGTLNDKDIILTQSGIGKVNVAISTSLLIDRFQPQCIINTGSAGGLQPGLALGDVVISRQVAYHDADARAFGYDMGQIPGMPTYFDADTSLFEKVDNVLKTLNQNGREGLIVSGDSFIGTNEQRQAILEHFPNALAVEMEATAIAQTCHQFHVPFIVTRAISDLADGEAGMTFEAFLKVAAKSSSQMVNELVKVL is encoded by the coding sequence ATGATCGGAATCATCGGTGCAATGGAAGAAGAAGTAGCAATTTTAAAATCTCAAATGGATGCGGTAGAAGAAATTAAAATCGCACATGCCATTTTTTATAAAGGAACATTGAACGACAAAGATATTATTTTAACTCAAAGCGGTATCGGTAAGGTGAATGTAGCCATTTCTACAAGTTTACTGATTGATCGTTTTCAACCCCAATGTATTATTAACACAGGATCAGCGGGAGGATTACAGCCTGGATTAGCACTTGGCGATGTGGTCATTAGTCGACAAGTGGCTTATCATGATGCTGATGCACGGGCGTTCGGCTATGATATGGGACAAATTCCAGGTATGCCAACCTATTTTGATGCAGATACGTCATTATTTGAAAAAGTAGATAACGTCTTAAAAACTTTAAATCAAAATGGTAGAGAAGGCTTGATCGTTTCAGGTGATAGTTTTATCGGCACAAACGAACAACGTCAAGCTATTTTGGAACATTTTCCTAATGCATTAGCTGTTGAAATGGAAGCCACTGCCATTGCGCAAACATGTCACCAGTTTCATGTGCCATTTATCGTGACACGAGCGATTTCTGATTTAGCTGACGGTGAAGCGGGAATGACATTTGAAGCTTTCCTTAAAGTGGCAGCAAAGTCATCAAGTCAAATGGTCAACGAACTTGTGAAAGTACTCTAA
- a CDS encoding YqeG family HAD IIIA-type phosphatase, translating into MGIIKQLFLPNQYVNSIYEIDFDKLKQLNIKGIITDLDNTLVGWDEAQPTPKVENWFKTLDEQGFKVTVVSNNNEQRVKSFCQNLKVDYIFKAQKPRGKALRRATEQMGIQKDEVVVIGDQMLTDVFGGNRHGLYTIMVVPVKNSDGFITKFNRLVERRLLKHFKRKGYIKWEES; encoded by the coding sequence ATGGGTATCATCAAGCAATTATTTTTACCAAATCAATATGTGAATTCGATTTATGAAATTGATTTTGACAAACTGAAACAATTGAATATCAAAGGGATTATCACAGATTTGGATAATACATTAGTCGGCTGGGATGAAGCGCAACCGACGCCTAAAGTTGAAAATTGGTTCAAAACTTTAGATGAACAAGGATTTAAAGTGACTGTTGTTTCTAATAATAATGAACAACGCGTAAAATCTTTTTGCCAAAATTTAAAAGTGGATTATATTTTCAAAGCACAAAAACCTAGAGGTAAAGCTTTACGCCGTGCGACCGAACAAATGGGTATCCAAAAAGATGAAGTAGTTGTTATTGGAGACCAAATGTTAACAGATGTATTTGGTGGTAATCGACACGGACTTTATACAATTATGGTCGTACCAGTGAAAAATTCTGATGGTTTTATCACAAAATTTAATCGTTTAGTTGAACGACGATTATTAAAGCATTTTAAAAGAAAAGGCTATATTAAATGGGAGGAATCGTAA
- the yqeH gene encoding ribosome biogenesis GTPase YqeH: protein MTETLKCIGCGATLQSEDPQKPGYVPKASLEKEDVICRRCFRLKNYNEVQDVGMESDDFLKLLNGLSDKPGIVVNLVDVFDFEGSFIHAVKRIVGNKKIILVANKIDLLPKQINKRRVTEWLRRLAKEYGLYPEDVCLISAYKGIGIDDLLQTIEKHRDGQDVYIVGTTNVGKSTLINKLIEQTVGEKNVVTTSRIPGTTLDMIDIPIDDDHYMYDTPGIIQEHQMTHYVSTKALNTIMPKKEIKQRVYQLNEAQSLFIGGLARVDYLKGGKRPLVCYFSNELNIHRTKLEKADDLWRKQIGTLLSPPSPKDRFDFEQLKTVRLTTENEKKDIMISGLGFVTVDAGAELEVIVPQNVEVTLRPSIM from the coding sequence TTGACTGAAACTTTAAAATGTATTGGTTGTGGGGCAACACTACAATCTGAAGACCCCCAAAAACCGGGTTACGTTCCAAAAGCAAGTTTAGAAAAAGAAGATGTCATTTGTCGTCGTTGTTTTAGACTGAAAAATTACAATGAAGTGCAAGATGTGGGCATGGAAAGTGACGACTTCTTAAAATTATTAAACGGCTTATCAGACAAACCGGGTATCGTCGTCAATTTAGTCGACGTATTTGACTTTGAAGGTTCTTTTATTCATGCAGTCAAACGTATTGTCGGCAATAAAAAGATTATTTTAGTTGCGAATAAAATTGACTTATTGCCAAAACAAATCAATAAGCGTCGTGTTACTGAATGGTTACGACGTTTAGCTAAGGAATACGGTTTATACCCCGAAGATGTATGTTTAATTTCTGCGTATAAAGGCATTGGTATTGATGATTTATTACAAACGATTGAAAAGCATCGGGATGGCCAAGATGTCTATATCGTCGGTACAACGAACGTTGGAAAGTCAACGTTAATTAACAAGTTGATTGAACAAACAGTAGGCGAAAAAAATGTGGTCACAACTTCGCGTATTCCAGGTACGACATTGGATATGATTGATATTCCGATTGATGATGATCACTATATGTACGATACACCAGGGATTATTCAAGAACATCAAATGACCCATTATGTATCGACAAAGGCATTAAATACGATTATGCCTAAAAAAGAAATTAAGCAACGTGTATACCAATTAAACGAAGCGCAATCGTTATTTATAGGTGGTTTAGCGCGCGTCGATTATTTAAAAGGTGGAAAACGTCCGCTCGTTTGTTATTTTTCAAATGAATTGAATATCCATCGCACAAAATTAGAAAAAGCAGATGATTTGTGGCGCAAACAAATTGGCACACTTTTATCACCACCATCCCCGAAAGATCGTTTTGACTTTGAGCAGTTGAAAACAGTTCGTTTAACGACGGAAAATGAGAAAAAAGACATTATGATTTCAGGTTTAGGATTTGTCACAGTGGACGCAGGTGCAGAATTAGAAGTGATTGTGCCTCAAAATGTTGAAGTGACATTGAGACCTTCAATTATGTAA
- the aroE gene encoding shikimate dehydrogenase, whose translation MKFAVIGHPIDHSLSPLMHHANFKSLNLDYGYEALNIPPAHFEHIRDIIGEKELDGFNVTIPHKERIIDYLDDMSDEARAIGAVNTVKVENGKWIGYNTDGTGFVKGLQAKYGDLTDAHILILGAGGASKGISYALSQVTEKSIAVANRTMSRFNDWQLQIQPHSLEDVASIAHQFDIIINTTPVGMHQSQDSVMSFSQLKADVLVCDIIYIPFQTTFLKEAAEKECSTYNGLDMFIYQGAESFKIWTGLESDITTMRNAVLNKLNSTTT comes from the coding sequence ATGAAATTTGCAGTTATTGGACATCCGATTGACCACTCGTTGTCACCACTGATGCATCATGCGAATTTTAAAAGTTTAAACTTAGATTACGGCTATGAAGCGCTTAATATTCCACCTGCACATTTTGAACATATTCGAGATATTATTGGTGAAAAAGAACTTGACGGCTTTAATGTGACGATTCCGCATAAAGAGCGCATTATCGACTATTTAGATGACATGTCGGATGAAGCACGGGCCATTGGTGCGGTGAATACAGTTAAAGTTGAAAACGGGAAATGGATTGGCTATAACACGGACGGTACTGGATTTGTTAAAGGATTACAAGCGAAGTATGGTGATTTAACTGACGCGCACATTTTAATACTCGGTGCAGGGGGCGCAAGTAAAGGGATTTCTTATGCGTTATCTCAAGTGACTGAGAAAAGTATAGCCGTTGCTAATCGTACGATGTCCCGTTTTAATGATTGGCAACTTCAAATTCAACCGCACTCACTTGAAGATGTCGCATCTATCGCACATCAATTTGATATTATTATAAACACGACACCTGTTGGGATGCATCAATCTCAAGATAGTGTGATGTCATTTTCGCAGTTAAAAGCGGATGTGCTTGTATGTGATATTATTTACATTCCATTTCAGACGACATTTTTAAAAGAAGCCGCTGAAAAAGAGTGTTCGACTTATAATGGATTAGATATGTTTATTTATCAAGGTGCTGAAAGTTTTAAAATATGGACGGGTTTAGAGAGTGATATTACAACGATGCGCAACGCAGTATTAAATAAATTAAATTCAACAACAACTTAA
- the yhbY gene encoding ribosome assembly RNA-binding protein YhbY: MALTGKQKRFLRSKAHHVDPTFQIGKSGINDNMVEQLKETLENRELIKIHILQNNMDDKSELAQNISQATGSELVQLIGSMIVLYKESRENKQIELP, encoded by the coding sequence ATGGCATTAACAGGTAAACAAAAAAGATTTTTAAGAAGTAAGGCACATCATGTTGATCCTACTTTCCAAATCGGTAAGTCTGGGATTAACGACAATATGGTAGAGCAATTAAAAGAAACACTTGAAAATCGCGAATTGATCAAAATTCATATTTTACAAAACAATATGGATGATAAAAGCGAATTGGCACAAAATATTAGTCAAGCAACAGGTAGTGAATTAGTCCAACTTATCGGTTCAATGATTGTCCTCTATAAAGAATCTCGAGAAAATAAACAAATCGAGTTACCATAA